One window of Gavia stellata isolate bGavSte3 chromosome Z, bGavSte3.hap2, whole genome shotgun sequence genomic DNA carries:
- the ISCA1 gene encoding iron-sulfur cluster assembly 1 homolog, mitochondrial, translating into MASSVVRATVRAVSKRKIQATRAALTLTPSAVQKIKQLLKDKPEHVGVKVGVRTRGCNGLSYTLEYTKSKGDSDEEVVQDGVRVFIEKKAQLTLLGTEMDYVEDKLSSEFVFNNPNIKGTCGCGESFNI; encoded by the exons ATGGCCTCGTCGGTGGTGCGGGCCACGGTGCGCGCCGTCAGCAAGCGGAAGATCCAGGCTACGCGCGCCGCCCTCACCCTG ACCCCATCAGCTGTTCAGAAGATAAAGCAGCTTCTTAAAGATAAACCTGAGCAT gtAGGCGTGAAAGTAGGTGTTCGAACAAGAGGATGCAACGGACTTTCTTACACGTTAGAATATACAAAATCGAAAGGAGACTCTGATGAAGAAGTAGTTCAAGATG GGGTTAGAGTGTTTATTGAGAAGAAGGCACAGCTGACGCTTCTAGGAACGGAAATGGACTATGTAGAAGACAAACTGTCCAGTGAATTTGTCTTCAATAATCCAAACATCAAAGGAACATGTGGCTGTGGAGAAAGCTTTAACATCTGA